In one window of Tenacibaculum mesophilum DNA:
- a CDS encoding AMP-dependent synthetase/ligase, whose translation MRISSKVTRLFDFPYHQLENYPQQHFLVSKENNEWKSISTKKYIEDANIISKALLNLGVKPGDKIAVITSVNQPKWHLLDIGVLQIGAVNIPLYPTFSEKDYAYILNHSDSVYCFVSDDELYQKVIKIQEQTQLKKVFTFEELDVDYGWSSFLSLGNETALQTKVNELKESINPSDLATIIYTSGTTGTPKGVMLSHNNIVSNVFAVGKRLNLQDNQKKVISYLPICHIFERAASYYCQYMGFEIHFAESIDKVGDNLREIQPHFMAVVPRLLEKVFDKIVDKGSNLSGLKKRLFFWALQLGEQYQPYKANGWWYEFKLSIARKLIFSKWKEALGGQLEFMLAGSAPTQARLVRIFTAAGIPVFEGYGLTETSPAISVTDMRNNGFKIGTVGKVIENVTVKIAEDGEILVKGPNVMIGYYKDIEKTNESIINGYFHTGDIGELDNEGFLKITDRKKEIFKTSGGKYIAPAILESELKKSRFIEQVMVIGEGEKMPAALIQIATEFVQEWSKRHHHTIADITTDEKLLKRIQKEIDICNEKFGKWEQIKRFEITPDEWSINSGHLTPTLKMRRKIILEKYNSLYQKIYNPQ comes from the coding sequence ATGCGTATATCTTCAAAAGTTACACGTCTTTTTGATTTTCCATATCACCAACTAGAAAACTACCCACAACAACATTTCTTAGTTTCTAAAGAGAATAATGAATGGAAAAGTATTTCTACTAAAAAATATATTGAAGATGCTAACATCATAAGTAAAGCTTTATTAAATCTTGGAGTGAAACCAGGAGATAAAATTGCTGTAATTACTTCTGTAAATCAACCAAAATGGCATTTGTTAGATATTGGAGTTTTGCAAATTGGTGCAGTAAATATTCCCTTATATCCTACTTTTTCAGAAAAAGATTACGCTTATATCTTAAACCATTCTGATAGTGTTTACTGTTTTGTTTCTGATGATGAACTCTATCAAAAAGTAATCAAAATTCAAGAACAAACACAGCTCAAAAAAGTATTCACTTTTGAAGAATTAGATGTAGATTATGGGTGGAGTTCTTTCTTAAGTCTTGGTAACGAAACAGCTCTTCAAACAAAAGTAAACGAATTAAAAGAGTCTATAAATCCATCTGATTTAGCTACTATTATCTATACTTCAGGCACTACTGGAACTCCAAAAGGGGTTATGCTCTCACATAATAACATTGTTAGCAACGTTTTTGCTGTTGGAAAAAGACTTAATCTACAAGACAATCAAAAAAAAGTGATAAGTTACCTTCCCATTTGTCACATTTTTGAGCGTGCAGCCTCTTATTACTGTCAATATATGGGCTTTGAAATTCATTTTGCTGAGAGTATTGATAAAGTTGGAGATAATTTACGGGAAATTCAACCTCATTTTATGGCTGTAGTACCTCGTTTATTAGAAAAAGTTTTCGATAAAATTGTAGATAAAGGCAGTAACTTATCTGGTCTAAAAAAGCGATTGTTCTTTTGGGCATTACAATTAGGTGAACAATATCAACCCTATAAAGCAAACGGTTGGTGGTACGAATTCAAGCTTTCTATAGCACGAAAACTTATTTTTTCTAAATGGAAAGAAGCTTTAGGAGGACAGTTAGAATTTATGCTAGCAGGTAGCGCTCCAACCCAAGCTAGGCTTGTAAGAATCTTTACTGCGGCAGGCATTCCTGTTTTTGAAGGCTACGGACTTACCGAAACCTCTCCTGCAATTTCTGTTACCGATATGCGAAACAACGGGTTTAAAATAGGAACTGTTGGGAAGGTAATTGAAAATGTAACTGTAAAAATAGCTGAGGATGGGGAAATCTTAGTGAAAGGACCGAATGTAATGATCGGCTACTATAAAGATATAGAAAAAACTAACGAATCAATTATAAATGGTTATTTCCATACAGGAGACATCGGAGAACTAGATAATGAAGGATTTTTAAAAATTACAGATCGAAAAAAAGAAATCTTCAAAACTTCTGGAGGTAAATATATAGCTCCTGCTATCCTAGAAAGTGAATTGAAGAAATCACGTTTTATAGAGCAAGTTATGGTAATTGGTGAAGGTGAAAAAATGCCGGCTGCATTAATTCAAATTGCTACTGAATTTGTTCAAGAATGGTCAAAAAGACACCACCATACAATTGCAGATATTACTACAGATGAGAAACTACTCAAACGAATTCAAAAAGAGATTGATATTTGCAATGAAAAATTTGGGAAGTGGGAACAAATAAAACGCTTTGAAATTACTCCTGATGAATGGTCTATCAATTCGGGTCATTTAACTCCGACATTAAAAATGAGACGAAAAATAATCTTAGAAAAATACAATAGTTTGTATCAAAAAATATATAATCCTCAATAA
- a CDS encoding AMP-dependent synthetase/ligase, translating to MSIEITRLFDFPYYQQENYNLDNTFTTKYNGKWQSISTNEYIKQANAISRGLLRLGVQPNDKIAVISTNNRTEWNVCDIGILQTGAQNVPIYPTISKEDYEYILNHSEATYCFVSDETILEKLNQIKANTQLKEIFTFDDITDEKSWKEVLKLGEDESNQNEVEERKNVITTNDLATLIYTSGTTGRPKGVMLSHKNIVSNVLSSEKRVPLVYGQGRALSFLPVCHIFERMLLYLYQYCGISIYFAEAIDKLSENAQEVKPHVMTAVPRLYEKIYDKIYAKGADLTGIKKKLFFWAIELGLQYEPYGANGWWYEKKLNIARKLIFSKWQAALGGELKIMVSGSAALQPRLTRVFTAAGMPVMEGYGLTETSPVIAVNDMRNGGFKLGTVGRLIDGVEVKIADNGEILVKGPNVMQGYYKDPEKTAEALQNGYFHTGDKGELCEDGFLKITGRTKEMFKTSGGKYIIPPLLEGQLKQSRFIEQVMVIGEGEKMAAAFIQPNFEFVREWAIRHNITVGDNKDLVNNPKVIERIQEEVDYANTKFGKWETIKKFELTEEEWSIDGGQLTPTMKMKRNIIKEMYKDLYDKIYRD from the coding sequence ATGTCGATTGAAATTACACGCCTTTTTGATTTTCCTTATTATCAACAAGAAAACTATAATTTAGATAACACATTTACCACAAAATACAACGGTAAATGGCAATCTATTTCAACCAATGAATATATTAAACAAGCCAATGCTATAAGTAGAGGTTTGTTACGATTAGGAGTACAACCTAATGATAAAATTGCTGTAATTTCAACAAATAATAGAACTGAATGGAATGTTTGTGATATTGGAATATTACAAACAGGAGCTCAAAACGTTCCTATCTATCCAACTATCTCTAAAGAAGACTACGAATATATTTTAAATCACTCAGAAGCTACTTATTGCTTCGTTTCTGATGAAACTATTCTAGAAAAACTAAACCAAATAAAAGCAAATACTCAACTTAAAGAAATATTTACTTTTGACGATATAACTGACGAAAAAAGCTGGAAAGAGGTTTTAAAATTAGGAGAAGACGAAAGTAATCAAAATGAAGTTGAAGAACGTAAAAATGTTATTACAACTAACGATTTAGCAACCCTAATTTATACTTCTGGTACTACTGGACGCCCAAAAGGCGTTATGCTTAGTCATAAGAACATTGTATCAAATGTTTTAAGTAGTGAGAAAAGAGTACCATTAGTATATGGACAAGGTCGTGCATTGAGTTTCTTACCTGTGTGCCATATTTTTGAACGTATGCTTCTATACCTATATCAATACTGTGGTATCTCTATTTATTTTGCTGAAGCTATTGATAAATTGAGTGAAAATGCTCAAGAGGTTAAACCGCATGTAATGACCGCGGTTCCTAGATTGTATGAAAAAATTTATGATAAAATTTATGCCAAAGGAGCCGACTTAACAGGAATTAAAAAGAAATTGTTCTTTTGGGCTATTGAGTTAGGTTTACAATACGAACCTTATGGAGCTAACGGATGGTGGTATGAAAAGAAACTAAATATTGCTAGAAAACTTATTTTCTCTAAATGGCAAGCTGCTTTAGGTGGAGAATTAAAAATAATGGTTTCGGGTTCTGCCGCGTTACAACCACGTTTAACTAGAGTATTTACAGCTGCTGGAATGCCGGTAATGGAAGGTTATGGTCTTACCGAAACTTCACCTGTAATTGCTGTAAACGATATGCGTAATGGAGGTTTTAAATTAGGAACTGTAGGTCGATTAATTGATGGTGTTGAGGTTAAAATAGCCGATAATGGAGAAATTTTAGTAAAAGGACCAAATGTAATGCAAGGATATTATAAAGATCCTGAAAAAACTGCTGAAGCTTTACAAAACGGATACTTCCATACAGGTGATAAAGGTGAATTATGTGAAGATGGTTTCTTAAAAATAACTGGACGTACCAAAGAAATGTTTAAAACCTCAGGTGGTAAATACATTATTCCACCATTACTAGAAGGTCAATTAAAACAATCTCGCTTTATTGAGCAAGTAATGGTTATTGGTGAAGGTGAAAAAATGGCTGCTGCATTTATTCAACCAAATTTTGAATTTGTTCGTGAATGGGCAATTAGGCACAATATAACTGTTGGAGATAATAAAGACTTGGTAAATAACCCTAAAGTAATAGAGCGTATTCAAGAAGAAGTAGATTACGCCAATACTAAGTTTGGTAAATGGGAAACTATTAAAAAGTTTGAGTTAACCGAAGAAGAATGGTCTATTGACGGAGGACAGCTTACTCCTACCATGAAAATGAAACGAAACATTATCAAAGAAATGTATAAAGACTTATACGATAAAATTTATAGAGACTAA
- a CDS encoding RluA family pseudouridine synthase, whose protein sequence is MTKIISFSSDVSTIELPKKFDYPYNYSPHTLAQIAAKELQEYLTNQTDFSHNFGIKNPEDTNSLGKMFGVLVVQDQNGTLGYLAAFSGKLAESTQHKHFVPPVFDVLDKNEFYLTTEERLNELTHKIESLESSAGFIETKKAYQKTQQLHEKLLAEEQSKIKQRRKLRKKLGQQNNQLNINEEFYLREYEVYLNDKIAASKKAYQVKQHQIEELKQQRANLSAWAQQEIFKKYAFLNYRRETKNLLDVFTDSTQNIPAGAGDCCAPKLLQYAYKHQLKPICMAEFWWGKPLKTSIRKHQYFYPACTGKCKPILTHMLQGITVEENPLVAQLKKEKEITIIYEDSDLLVINKPHELLSVAGKEIKDSVFSRIQKLYPKATGPLVVHRLDMSTSGILLIAKNQETYKALQAQFINKTVQKRYIALLDGVLKDFKGKIDLPLRVDLNDRPKQLVCYQHGKEALTTWEKVEVLNNKTKVYFYPITGRTHQLRVHAAHNLGLNTPIVGDDLYGKKADRLYLHAEKITFVHPTSKKQVSFTTPAPF, encoded by the coding sequence ATGACCAAAATTATTTCTTTTTCTTCGGATGTTTCTACTATTGAATTACCTAAAAAGTTTGATTATCCTTATAATTATTCACCTCATACTCTAGCACAAATAGCTGCTAAAGAATTACAAGAATATTTAACAAATCAAACTGATTTTTCGCACAACTTTGGAATTAAAAACCCTGAGGATACTAACTCACTAGGGAAAATGTTTGGAGTCTTAGTTGTGCAAGATCAAAATGGAACCTTAGGCTATTTAGCTGCATTCTCTGGTAAACTTGCTGAAAGCACACAACACAAACATTTTGTTCCGCCTGTTTTTGATGTTTTAGATAAAAATGAATTCTACCTTACGACAGAAGAACGACTTAATGAGTTAACCCATAAAATAGAAAGTCTAGAAAGTTCCGCTGGTTTTATTGAAACAAAAAAAGCATATCAAAAAACGCAACAACTGCACGAAAAGCTTTTAGCTGAAGAACAATCAAAAATTAAACAACGAAGAAAACTTAGAAAAAAGCTAGGGCAACAAAACAATCAACTAAACATAAATGAAGAGTTTTACTTACGTGAATACGAAGTGTATTTAAACGATAAAATAGCAGCATCAAAAAAAGCGTACCAAGTAAAGCAACATCAAATTGAGGAGTTAAAACAACAACGTGCAAACCTTTCAGCTTGGGCACAACAAGAAATATTTAAAAAATATGCTTTTCTTAACTATCGAAGAGAAACTAAAAACTTATTAGATGTTTTTACAGACTCCACTCAAAACATTCCTGCTGGTGCCGGTGATTGTTGTGCACCAAAACTATTACAATACGCATATAAACATCAATTAAAACCTATTTGTATGGCTGAATTTTGGTGGGGAAAACCTTTAAAAACTTCCATAAGAAAACATCAATATTTTTATCCTGCGTGCACAGGGAAATGCAAACCTATTCTAACGCATATGTTACAAGGGATTACAGTAGAAGAAAATCCGTTAGTTGCTCAATTAAAGAAAGAAAAAGAAATTACAATTATTTATGAAGATTCAGATTTGTTAGTCATCAACAAACCACATGAGTTATTATCGGTAGCTGGAAAAGAAATAAAAGACTCTGTGTTTAGTCGTATTCAAAAATTATATCCAAAAGCAACAGGTCCGTTAGTTGTGCATCGTTTAGACATGTCAACCTCAGGAATATTATTAATAGCAAAAAATCAAGAAACTTATAAAGCTTTACAAGCACAGTTCATTAATAAAACTGTGCAAAAACGCTATATAGCTTTATTAGATGGTGTTTTAAAAGACTTTAAAGGAAAAATCGATTTACCACTTAGAGTAGACTTAAACGACCGCCCTAAACAGCTTGTGTGTTACCAACACGGAAAAGAAGCATTGACTACTTGGGAAAAAGTTGAAGTTCTAAACAACAAAACAAAAGTATACTTTTATCCTATAACTGGACGCACACATCAATTACGTGTGCATGCTGCACATAATTTGGGACTAAACACTCCTATTGTAGGTGATGATTTATACGGAAAGAAAGCAGACAGGTTGTATTTACATGCTGAAAAAATCACATTTGTACATCCTACTTCAAAAAAACAAGTAAGCTTTACTACTCCTGCACCTTTTTAA
- a CDS encoding MFS transporter, translating to MYKIGDKKLINGWAFYDWANSVYSLVISTAVFPLYYSGVTEGKIVSFLGMDWEHPDSLYSYALSFSFLVVAFISPILSGIADYTGSKKKFMKFFCTLGALSVMSLYFFDGIDTVWIGILFTVLASIGFWASLVFYNAYLPEVAHPEQQDRASAKGFVYGYIGSVILLLINLAMIMFPEILGISAGMASRISFVMVGLWWLGFAQVTFKRLPGNVYNKKPEKDYIWKGYKELQIVIKEVLNYPTLKRFLISFFLLSISVQTIILMAAIFGSSELGLSSTSLIITILLVQIVAILGAILFSRFSEKWGNITALKVTIVVWMLVCFCAFMLDKSQEHVAVYFYGLGGLLGLVQGAIQTLTRSTYSKLLPETEDHATYFSFYDVTEKIAIVLGTAVYGALNAITGSMQWSVLCLAIFFLASFIILSTLKKTKYVV from the coding sequence ATGTACAAAATAGGAGATAAGAAGTTAATTAACGGATGGGCATTTTACGATTGGGCCAATTCAGTATATTCATTGGTAATTAGCACAGCTGTTTTTCCGTTGTATTACAGCGGAGTAACAGAAGGTAAAATTGTAAGCTTTTTAGGAATGGACTGGGAGCATCCAGATAGTTTATATAGCTATGCATTGTCTTTTTCGTTTTTAGTAGTGGCTTTTATTTCTCCAATATTGTCGGGTATTGCAGATTATACTGGAAGTAAGAAAAAGTTTATGAAGTTTTTCTGTACTCTAGGAGCATTATCGGTAATGAGTTTGTACTTTTTTGATGGAATTGATACTGTATGGATAGGTATTTTATTTACTGTTTTAGCAAGTATAGGCTTTTGGGCAAGTTTGGTGTTTTATAACGCTTATTTACCTGAGGTAGCACATCCAGAACAACAAGATAGAGCTAGTGCCAAAGGTTTTGTATATGGGTATATTGGTTCTGTAATTTTATTACTCATCAATTTGGCGATGATTATGTTTCCTGAAATTTTAGGAATTAGTGCAGGAATGGCGTCTAGAATTTCTTTTGTTATGGTGGGTTTATGGTGGCTTGGATTTGCCCAAGTAACCTTTAAGCGATTGCCAGGAAACGTTTATAACAAAAAACCTGAAAAAGATTATATATGGAAAGGATATAAAGAGCTACAAATAGTGATAAAAGAAGTATTAAACTACCCAACTTTAAAACGTTTTTTAATTTCTTTCTTTTTGTTAAGTATTAGTGTACAAACTATTATTTTAATGGCTGCTATTTTTGGTTCTTCGGAATTAGGCTTGTCATCTACGAGTTTAATAATTACCATTTTATTAGTACAAATAGTAGCAATTTTAGGAGCGATTTTATTTTCAAGGTTTTCAGAAAAATGGGGAAATATTACTGCTTTGAAAGTAACTATTGTAGTGTGGATGTTAGTTTGTTTTTGTGCTTTTATGTTAGATAAATCTCAAGAACATGTAGCAGTTTACTTTTATGGACTAGGTGGTTTACTGGGGTTGGTACAAGGAGCTATTCAAACCTTAACACGCTCTACATACTCTAAGTTGTTACCAGAAACAGAAGATCATGCTACTTATTTTAGTTTTTATGATGTTACTGAAAAAATAGCCATTGTTTTAGGAACTGCTGTATATGGAGCATTAAACGCTATTACAGGCTCTATGCAATGGAGCGTATTGTGTTTAGCAATTTTCTTTTTAGCTTCATTTATTATTTTAAGTACACTTAAAAAGACAAAATATGTAGTGTAA
- a CDS encoding M48 family metallopeptidase, whose amino-acid sequence MKKIIALTFLAAFLVACSTVPITGRKRLNFVNDAQILPASFAQYKGFLEENKLSTNTKQTNQIKRVGKNISAAVDRFMRANGMTTEANAYEWEFNLVEDKTVNAWCLPGGKVVFYTGIMPICANEDGVAAVMGHEVAHAFAKHGQERMSTGQLQQLGGVALALGTQNSKNAEMWNMAYGLGTQVGVMLPFSREHETEADKLGLVFMIMAGYKGEEAAEVWVRMSERSGGGAPPEFMSTHPSNQTRIQTLRNFLPEAKKLAAKYNVPTSK is encoded by the coding sequence ATGAAAAAAATTATAGCCCTAACATTTTTAGCTGCTTTTTTAGTAGCGTGTAGCACTGTGCCAATTACGGGAAGAAAAAGATTAAATTTTGTAAACGATGCTCAAATCTTACCTGCAAGTTTTGCGCAATACAAAGGGTTTTTAGAAGAAAATAAATTATCTACAAATACAAAACAAACAAATCAAATAAAACGAGTAGGGAAAAATATTTCAGCAGCAGTAGATCGTTTTATGAGAGCTAATGGAATGACTACAGAAGCAAATGCTTATGAATGGGAGTTTAATTTAGTGGAAGATAAAACAGTTAACGCTTGGTGTTTACCTGGTGGAAAAGTGGTGTTTTATACAGGAATTATGCCTATTTGTGCTAATGAAGATGGGGTTGCTGCTGTGATGGGGCACGAGGTTGCTCATGCATTTGCAAAACACGGACAAGAACGTATGTCTACAGGTCAATTACAACAATTAGGAGGAGTTGCTCTAGCCTTAGGTACTCAAAATAGCAAAAATGCTGAAATGTGGAATATGGCGTATGGTTTAGGAACTCAAGTAGGAGTAATGTTACCATTTAGTAGGGAACATGAAACCGAAGCAGATAAGTTAGGGTTAGTTTTTATGATTATGGCAGGATATAAAGGAGAAGAAGCTGCTGAAGTATGGGTACGAATGAGTGAACGCTCAGGAGGAGGAGCTCCACCAGAGTTTATGAGTACACACCCATCTAATCAAACTCGTATTCAGACTTTAAGAAACTTTTTACCAGAAGCTAAAAAGTTAGCAGCAAAATACAACGTGCCTACGAGCAAATAA
- a CDS encoding alpha/beta hydrolase, translating to MNFTHSKTALPSIKIPKPVILSAKVLQFISTNKAAKLGTRLFTTPVNFPIPKREKVMLESAQKKTINVPSISRDIQVLSYGYSTKKVLWVHGWAGRSTQLYMIADKLLEKGYMVISFDGPAHGKSTGKTTEMPEFLETITELNKQFGPFDAAIGHSFGGVCLYNALSENFAVNKLVTVGAADKISDVILNFTKNLQVKPVIAHKMKRLFDKKWQRDIDVHSSSVKAKDVKIPTLVVHDSFDGDVDVSCAIAIRQNLQNGKLLITEGLGHTRILRNSKVASKIVDFISKEP from the coding sequence ATGAATTTTACGCATTCTAAAACTGCTTTACCTAGTATTAAAATTCCTAAACCTGTCATCCTTTCAGCTAAGGTTTTGCAGTTTATATCTACTAATAAAGCAGCTAAACTTGGTACACGGCTTTTTACAACTCCTGTTAACTTTCCTATTCCTAAGAGAGAAAAAGTAATGTTAGAGAGTGCTCAAAAGAAAACAATAAATGTACCATCTATTTCAAGAGATATTCAAGTATTATCATATGGTTATTCAACTAAAAAAGTATTATGGGTACATGGTTGGGCAGGAAGAAGCACTCAATTATATATGATTGCTGACAAACTATTAGAAAAAGGCTACATGGTTATTTCTTTTGACGGACCTGCGCATGGAAAGTCTACAGGAAAAACTACCGAAATGCCAGAGTTCTTAGAAACCATTACTGAACTCAACAAACAATTTGGACCTTTTGATGCTGCTATAGGGCACTCGTTTGGCGGTGTATGCTTGTATAACGCTCTTTCAGAAAATTTTGCTGTAAACAAATTGGTTACTGTTGGGGCAGCTGATAAAATATCAGATGTTATTTTAAACTTTACTAAAAACTTACAAGTAAAACCAGTTATAGCTCATAAAATGAAACGCTTATTTGATAAAAAGTGGCAACGAGATATTGATGTTCACTCCTCTAGCGTAAAAGCTAAAGATGTAAAAATACCTACTTTAGTTGTTCATGATTCATTTGATGGCGATGTTGATGTAAGTTGTGCAATAGCAATACGTCAAAACTTACAGAATGGAAAACTTTTAATTACGGAAGGCTTAGGACACACCAGAATTCTTCGTAACTCAAAAGTTGCTTCCAAAATTGTTGATTTTATAAGTAAAGAACCATGA
- the msrB gene encoding peptide-methionine (R)-S-oxide reductase MsrB, translated as MRKLVVLFLLAITVSTTVNAQNKKKYAVNKTNSEWKKLLTPKQYYVLREAGTERPNSSPLNFNKKEGTYVCAACKTPLYKSENKYDSGSGWPSFDRAIKGNVELDTDYKVGYARTELKCNTCGGHLGHSFNDGPKKTTGKRHCINGVALEFIPNK; from the coding sequence ATGAGAAAATTAGTTGTTTTATTCCTTTTAGCAATAACAGTTAGTACTACTGTAAATGCTCAAAACAAGAAAAAGTACGCGGTAAACAAAACCAACAGTGAGTGGAAAAAGTTATTAACTCCAAAACAGTACTATGTACTTAGAGAAGCGGGTACAGAACGTCCAAACTCAAGTCCTTTAAACTTTAACAAGAAAGAAGGAACCTATGTATGTGCAGCCTGTAAAACCCCACTATATAAATCTGAAAACAAATACGATTCAGGTAGTGGTTGGCCTTCTTTTGATAGAGCCATTAAAGGAAATGTAGAGCTTGATACAGATTATAAAGTAGGGTATGCTCGAACAGAATTAAAATGTAATACTTGTGGCGGACATTTAGGACACTCTTTTAATGATGGACCTAAAAAAACTACTGGTAAACGTCACTGCATTAATGGAGTTGCTTTAGAGTTCATTCCTAATAAATAA
- a CDS encoding DUF1572 family protein, giving the protein MQNSYLESVKKQITYYKSLGDKTFNQLTQEALFYQYNQESNSIAVIAKHIAGNMLSRWTNFFTEDGEKSWRNRDDEFINTFTTKEEMIAYWEKGWDCFLNTINSLEETDLEKIIYIRNQGHTVTEAINRQICHYPYHIGQIVFLGKMLQNEKWVSLSIPKNASKNFNQQKFSQEKSRKHFTDDL; this is encoded by the coding sequence ATGCAAAACTCTTATTTAGAAAGTGTAAAAAAACAAATAACCTACTATAAAAGTTTAGGCGATAAAACTTTTAATCAACTTACCCAAGAAGCGCTATTTTACCAATACAATCAAGAAAGCAACTCTATTGCGGTAATTGCAAAGCATATTGCGGGTAATATGTTATCTCGTTGGACTAACTTTTTTACTGAAGATGGAGAAAAATCGTGGAGAAATAGAGATGATGAGTTTATAAATACTTTTACAACCAAAGAAGAAATGATTGCCTATTGGGAAAAAGGTTGGGATTGTTTTTTAAACACTATTAACTCTTTAGAAGAAACTGATTTAGAAAAAATCATCTACATAAGAAACCAAGGGCATACAGTAACCGAAGCAATTAACCGTCAAATTTGCCATTATCCGTATCACATTGGGCAAATTGTATTTTTAGGCAAAATGCTACAAAACGAAAAATGGGTATCGCTATCCATTCCTAAAAATGCTTCTAAAAACTTCAATCAACAAAAATTTAGTCAAGAGAAAAGTCGCAAACATTTTACGGATGATTTATAG
- the ffh gene encoding signal recognition particle protein → MFNNLSEKLDKALHTLKGHGKITEVNVAETLKEVRRALLDADVNFKIAKNFTKTVKEKALGQDVLTTLNPGQLMVKLVKDELTELMGGDTVGINLGGSPTVILMSGLQGSGKTTFSGKLANYLKTKKTKQVLLVGCDVYRPAAINQLRVVGEQIGVEVYAEEGNQNPVEISQNAIKHAKANGKNVVIIDTAGRLAVDEEMMTEISNIHKAVSPQETLFVVDSMTGQDAVNTAKAFNDVLNFDGVVLTKLDGDTRGGAALSIKSVVDKPIKFIGTGEKMDAIDVFHPSRMADRILGMGDVVSLVERAQEQYDEEEARKLQKKIAKNQFGFDDFLNQINQIKKMGSMKDLVGMIPGAGKALKDVDIDDDAFKGIEAIIHSMTPEERSTPSVINASRKKRIAKGSGTSVQEVNQLMKQFDQMSKMMKMMQGGGGRKMMQMMKGMR, encoded by the coding sequence ATGTTTAATAATTTAAGCGAAAAGTTAGATAAGGCGTTACATACGCTGAAAGGACACGGAAAAATTACCGAAGTTAACGTTGCAGAAACTTTAAAAGAAGTTCGTAGAGCTTTATTAGATGCCGATGTTAACTTTAAAATAGCTAAGAATTTTACCAAAACAGTAAAAGAAAAAGCCTTAGGTCAAGACGTATTAACAACGTTAAACCCTGGGCAATTAATGGTAAAATTGGTTAAAGATGAATTAACCGAATTAATGGGTGGTGATACCGTTGGTATTAACTTAGGTGGTTCACCTACTGTAATTTTAATGTCTGGTTTACAAGGTTCGGGTAAAACAACCTTTTCTGGTAAGCTAGCTAACTATCTTAAAACTAAGAAAACTAAACAAGTTTTATTAGTAGGATGTGACGTATATCGTCCTGCCGCAATTAACCAGTTACGTGTTGTTGGAGAGCAAATCGGTGTTGAAGTATATGCTGAGGAAGGAAATCAAAATCCTGTAGAAATTTCTCAAAATGCTATTAAGCATGCAAAAGCAAACGGTAAAAACGTGGTAATTATTGATACCGCGGGTCGTTTAGCTGTTGATGAGGAAATGATGACTGAAATTTCTAACATCCACAAAGCTGTAAGCCCACAAGAAACCTTATTTGTGGTAGACTCTATGACAGGGCAAGATGCTGTAAATACTGCCAAAGCCTTTAACGATGTATTAAATTTTGACGGAGTTGTTTTAACTAAGTTAGATGGTGATACTCGTGGTGGAGCTGCTTTATCTATTAAATCGGTAGTAGACAAGCCTATTAAATTTATAGGTACGGGTGAAAAAATGGATGCAATTGATGTATTCCACCCTAGTCGTATGGCTGATCGTATTTTAGGAATGGGAGACGTTGTTTCGTTAGTAGAGCGTGCCCAAGAACAATACGATGAAGAAGAAGCTAGAAAATTACAAAAGAAGATTGCTAAAAATCAGTTTGGTTTTGATGATTTCTTAAATCAAATCAATCAGATCAAAAAGATGGGTAGCATGAAAGACTTAGTAGGTATGATTCCTGGTGCTGGTAAGGCTTTAAAAGATGTTGATATTGACGACGATGCTTTTAAAGGAATTGAAGCTATTATACACTCTATGACTCCTGAAGAAAGAAGTACTCCTTCTGTTATAAATGCGAGTCGTAAAAAACGAATTGCCAAAGGTTCCGGAACTTCGGTACAAGAAGTTAACCAGTTGATGAAGCAATTCGACCAAATGAGCAAAATGATGAAGATGATGCAAGGTGGTGGCGGAAGAAAAATGATGCAAATGATGAAAGGCATGAGATAA